From one Dermacentor silvarum isolate Dsil-2018 chromosome 3, BIME_Dsil_1.4, whole genome shotgun sequence genomic stretch:
- the LOC119444617 gene encoding sulfotransferase 2A1 has protein sequence MGDTAMQGRRPYRQVIDGVPRCPLVVPALFRKTLSFRASKGDVVQSTYPKSGSHFIQFITQLIINGGKPVSSFDEFTRNCRLLGYVETDGWEPSLPVRLFMTHQPHSLESMNKEAKYIYLARNPWDVCISQFRMITELSCFQFENGTLQEFFEPFIEGDLGYGSYFDHVASAYAIKDEPNFFFVTYEELKKDIKGTVLRLASFLGETYERALLQNSQMLQNILEWSEPEHMRKVMLINFAGSTVTSKEGYGGDKTKYALVKKAKMGGWKEYFTPDLLARFEKKIQEEGDKASFVEMWEDIRNEAFTLSRGPSEYQNFSVP, from the coding sequence ATGGGAGATACAGCCATGCAAGGTCGTAGGCCCTACCGGCAAGTCATCGACGGTGTGCCGAGGTGCCCACTGGTCGTTCCAGCACTGTTTCGTAAAACCCTCTCTTTCCGTGCTTCCAAGGGTGACGTCGTACAGAGCACATACCCTAAAAGTGGGTCCCATTTTATTCAGTTCATAACGCAGTTAATCATCAACGGAGGAAAGCCCGTCAGTTCCTTCGACGAGTTCACCCGCAACTGTCGGTTACTCGGGTATGTGGAGACTGATGGCTGGGAGCCATCTCTACCCGTGAGACTGTTCATGACGCACCAGCCACACAGCCTCGAGAGTATGAACAAGGAGGCCAAGTACATCTACCTCGCTCGGAACCCATGGGACGTCTGCATCTCGCAGTTTCGCATGATCACAGAACTCAGCTGCTTCCAGTTTGAGAACGGCACATTGCAAGAGTTCTTCGAACCTTTCATCGAGGGAGACTTGGGGTACGGCAGCTACTTTGACCACGTGGCCTCAGCGTATGCCATCAAAGACGAACCAAACTTTTTCTTCGTGACTTACGAAGAGCTCAAGAAGGACATTAAAGGCACAGTTTTGAGACTGGCTAGCTTTTTGGGTGAAACATACGAGAGGGCTCTGCTGCAAAACTCGCAAATGCTACAGAATATTCTTGAATGGTCCGAACCAGAACACATGAGGAAAGTCATGCTGATTAATTTCGCAGGAAGCACGGTTACGAGCAAAGAAGGCTATGGTGGAGACAAAACAAAGTACGCGTTGGTAAAAAAGGCCAAAATGGGAGGCTGGAAAGAATACTTCACTCCTGACCTGCTCGCCCGTTTCGAGAAGAAAATACAGGAAGAAGGGGACAAGGCATCTTTTGTGGAGATGTGGGAAGACATTCGAAATGAAGCCTTCACGTTATCGCGCGGTCCTTCGGAGTACCAAAACTTTTCCGTACCTTAG